A region of Salvia splendens isolate huo1 chromosome 17, SspV2, whole genome shotgun sequence DNA encodes the following proteins:
- the LOC121774875 gene encoding PI-PLC X domain-containing protein At5g67130-like isoform X3, whose product MQDLNYVALKLFFVAAAFLFTYSSTLKVGETCSSSTNSCDAGSYCGTCAANCNTRPRCTRIQPINPVIKQVGGLAFNKYSWLTTHNSYARTGRKSGVGSDLFAPTNQEDSVTDQLRNGVRGLMLDMYDFNNDIWLCHSFGGRCLNVTAFQPAINVLREIQVFLHKNPTEIVTIFIEDYVVTPQGLTRVFNASGLNHYLFPLSRMPKNGEDWPTVNDMAMKNQRLIVFSSQSSKEASEMVAFEWNYVVESQYGNNGMIDGSCPNRGESSPMSASSRSLILLNHFPSNPNATQVCVDNSANLLNRMRTCYIAAGNRWPNFIAVDFYRRSDAGGAPEAVDKANGHLTCGCDSVAYCRANTTFGKCDAPLLAPPPPSQLLPSTLAEAPINNSLSNRPLISIILVALLLLCL is encoded by the exons ATGCAG GACCTCAACTATGTCGCACTGAAGCTATTCTTCGTTGCAGCAGCTTTCCTCTTCACCTATTCTTCAACCCTCAAG GTTGGGGAAACCTGTTCGAGCTCGACCAATAGCTGCGACGCCGGCTCATATTGCGGTACCTGCGCTGCCAACTGCAACACCAGGCCTCGCTGCACCCGCATTCAACCTATAAATCCTGTCATTAAA CAGGTTGGAGGCCTGGCTTTTAACAAATATTCATGGCTTACGACTCATAACTCGTATGCTCGGACTGGGCGGAAATCAGGCGTCGGTTCCGATCTCTTTGCACCGACTAATCAAGAGGATTCCGTTACCGATCAGCTCAGA AATGGCGTTCGAGGTCTAATGCTTGACATGTACGACTTCAACAATGATATCTGGTTGTGTCATTCGTTTGGGGGGAGGTGTTTAAATGTGACTGCATTT CAACCTGCTATTAATGTACTGAGAGAAATTCAAGTTTTTCTTCACAAAAACCCAACAGAAATTGTAACCATCTTCATTGAGGATTATGTGGTAACTCCACAAGGCCTGACAAGAGTGTTCAATGCATCTGGACTTAATCACTACTTGTTCCCACTCTCTCGAATGCCCAAAAATGGTGAAGATTGGCCAACAGTTAATGATATGGCAATGAAGAACCAAAGATTGATAGTCTTCTCCTCTCAATCATCCAAGGAGGCTTCTGAAATGGTTGCATTTGAATGGaattatgttgtggaaagtcaGT ATGGGAATAATGGGATGATTGATGGTTCTTGTCCCAATCGTGGAGAATCTTCTCCCATGAGTGCATCTTCAAGATCTCTGATTTTGTTGAATCACTTTCCAAGTAATCCTAATGCAACGCAAGTTTGTGTGGATAACTCTGCTAATCTTCTCAACCGAATGAGGACTTGTTATATAGCAGCAGGAAATCGATGGCCAAATTTCATTGCAGTTGATTTCTATAGA AGGAGTGATGCAGGAGGAGCCCCAGAAGCTGTTGATAAGGCGAATGGGCACTTAACCTGTGGTTGTGATAGCGTTGCTTATTGCAGA GCAAACACAACGTTTGGCAAGTGCGATGCACCTTTACTTGCACCTCCACCGCCGTCTCAGCTACTGCCTTCAACTCTAGCTGAAGCACCTATCAACAATTCTCTGAGTAACAGGCCTCTCATTTCGATTATCTTAGTGGCGCTTCTCCTGCTCTGTCTCTAA
- the LOC121774875 gene encoding PI-PLC X domain-containing protein At5g67130-like isoform X1 encodes MQACKSCLILHSRRHLSESMRSHLLYSQDLNYVALKLFFVAAAFLFTYSSTLKVGETCSSSTNSCDAGSYCGTCAANCNTRPRCTRIQPINPVIKQVGGLAFNKYSWLTTHNSYARTGRKSGVGSDLFAPTNQEDSVTDQLRNGVRGLMLDMYDFNNDIWLCHSFGGRCLNVTAFQPAINVLREIQVFLHKNPTEIVTIFIEDYVVTPQGLTRVFNASGLNHYLFPLSRMPKNGEDWPTVNDMAMKNQRLIVFSSQSSKEASEMVAFEWNYVVESQYGNNGMIDGSCPNRGESSPMSASSRSLILLNHFPSNPNATQVCVDNSANLLNRMRTCYIAAGNRWPNFIAVDFYRRSDAGGAPEAVDKANGHLTCGCDSVAYCRANTTFGKCDAPLLAPPPPSQLLPSTLAEAPINNSLSNRPLISIILVALLLLCL; translated from the exons ATGCAGGCATGCAAAAGTTGTTTGATCCTTCATTCTCGTCGTCACCTTTCTGAATCTATGCGTTCTCATCTTCTCTACTCTCAGGACCTCAACTATGTCGCACTGAAGCTATTCTTCGTTGCAGCAGCTTTCCTCTTCACCTATTCTTCAACCCTCAAG GTTGGGGAAACCTGTTCGAGCTCGACCAATAGCTGCGACGCCGGCTCATATTGCGGTACCTGCGCTGCCAACTGCAACACCAGGCCTCGCTGCACCCGCATTCAACCTATAAATCCTGTCATTAAA CAGGTTGGAGGCCTGGCTTTTAACAAATATTCATGGCTTACGACTCATAACTCGTATGCTCGGACTGGGCGGAAATCAGGCGTCGGTTCCGATCTCTTTGCACCGACTAATCAAGAGGATTCCGTTACCGATCAGCTCAGA AATGGCGTTCGAGGTCTAATGCTTGACATGTACGACTTCAACAATGATATCTGGTTGTGTCATTCGTTTGGGGGGAGGTGTTTAAATGTGACTGCATTT CAACCTGCTATTAATGTACTGAGAGAAATTCAAGTTTTTCTTCACAAAAACCCAACAGAAATTGTAACCATCTTCATTGAGGATTATGTGGTAACTCCACAAGGCCTGACAAGAGTGTTCAATGCATCTGGACTTAATCACTACTTGTTCCCACTCTCTCGAATGCCCAAAAATGGTGAAGATTGGCCAACAGTTAATGATATGGCAATGAAGAACCAAAGATTGATAGTCTTCTCCTCTCAATCATCCAAGGAGGCTTCTGAAATGGTTGCATTTGAATGGaattatgttgtggaaagtcaGT ATGGGAATAATGGGATGATTGATGGTTCTTGTCCCAATCGTGGAGAATCTTCTCCCATGAGTGCATCTTCAAGATCTCTGATTTTGTTGAATCACTTTCCAAGTAATCCTAATGCAACGCAAGTTTGTGTGGATAACTCTGCTAATCTTCTCAACCGAATGAGGACTTGTTATATAGCAGCAGGAAATCGATGGCCAAATTTCATTGCAGTTGATTTCTATAGA AGGAGTGATGCAGGAGGAGCCCCAGAAGCTGTTGATAAGGCGAATGGGCACTTAACCTGTGGTTGTGATAGCGTTGCTTATTGCAGA GCAAACACAACGTTTGGCAAGTGCGATGCACCTTTACTTGCACCTCCACCGCCGTCTCAGCTACTGCCTTCAACTCTAGCTGAAGCACCTATCAACAATTCTCTGAGTAACAGGCCTCTCATTTCGATTATCTTAGTGGCGCTTCTCCTGCTCTGTCTCTAA
- the LOC121774875 gene encoding PI-PLC X domain-containing protein At5g67130-like isoform X2: MQACKSCLILHSRRHLSESMRSHLLYSQDLNYVALKLFFVAAAFLFTYSSTLKVGETCSSSTNSCDAGSYCGTCAANCNTRPRCTRIQPINPVIKVGGLAFNKYSWLTTHNSYARTGRKSGVGSDLFAPTNQEDSVTDQLRNGVRGLMLDMYDFNNDIWLCHSFGGRCLNVTAFQPAINVLREIQVFLHKNPTEIVTIFIEDYVVTPQGLTRVFNASGLNHYLFPLSRMPKNGEDWPTVNDMAMKNQRLIVFSSQSSKEASEMVAFEWNYVVESQYGNNGMIDGSCPNRGESSPMSASSRSLILLNHFPSNPNATQVCVDNSANLLNRMRTCYIAAGNRWPNFIAVDFYRRSDAGGAPEAVDKANGHLTCGCDSVAYCRANTTFGKCDAPLLAPPPPSQLLPSTLAEAPINNSLSNRPLISIILVALLLLCL, encoded by the exons ATGCAGGCATGCAAAAGTTGTTTGATCCTTCATTCTCGTCGTCACCTTTCTGAATCTATGCGTTCTCATCTTCTCTACTCTCAGGACCTCAACTATGTCGCACTGAAGCTATTCTTCGTTGCAGCAGCTTTCCTCTTCACCTATTCTTCAACCCTCAAG GTTGGGGAAACCTGTTCGAGCTCGACCAATAGCTGCGACGCCGGCTCATATTGCGGTACCTGCGCTGCCAACTGCAACACCAGGCCTCGCTGCACCCGCATTCAACCTATAAATCCTGTCATTAAA GTTGGAGGCCTGGCTTTTAACAAATATTCATGGCTTACGACTCATAACTCGTATGCTCGGACTGGGCGGAAATCAGGCGTCGGTTCCGATCTCTTTGCACCGACTAATCAAGAGGATTCCGTTACCGATCAGCTCAGA AATGGCGTTCGAGGTCTAATGCTTGACATGTACGACTTCAACAATGATATCTGGTTGTGTCATTCGTTTGGGGGGAGGTGTTTAAATGTGACTGCATTT CAACCTGCTATTAATGTACTGAGAGAAATTCAAGTTTTTCTTCACAAAAACCCAACAGAAATTGTAACCATCTTCATTGAGGATTATGTGGTAACTCCACAAGGCCTGACAAGAGTGTTCAATGCATCTGGACTTAATCACTACTTGTTCCCACTCTCTCGAATGCCCAAAAATGGTGAAGATTGGCCAACAGTTAATGATATGGCAATGAAGAACCAAAGATTGATAGTCTTCTCCTCTCAATCATCCAAGGAGGCTTCTGAAATGGTTGCATTTGAATGGaattatgttgtggaaagtcaGT ATGGGAATAATGGGATGATTGATGGTTCTTGTCCCAATCGTGGAGAATCTTCTCCCATGAGTGCATCTTCAAGATCTCTGATTTTGTTGAATCACTTTCCAAGTAATCCTAATGCAACGCAAGTTTGTGTGGATAACTCTGCTAATCTTCTCAACCGAATGAGGACTTGTTATATAGCAGCAGGAAATCGATGGCCAAATTTCATTGCAGTTGATTTCTATAGA AGGAGTGATGCAGGAGGAGCCCCAGAAGCTGTTGATAAGGCGAATGGGCACTTAACCTGTGGTTGTGATAGCGTTGCTTATTGCAGA GCAAACACAACGTTTGGCAAGTGCGATGCACCTTTACTTGCACCTCCACCGCCGTCTCAGCTACTGCCTTCAACTCTAGCTGAAGCACCTATCAACAATTCTCTGAGTAACAGGCCTCTCATTTCGATTATCTTAGTGGCGCTTCTCCTGCTCTGTCTCTAA
- the LOC121774875 gene encoding PI-PLC X domain-containing protein At5g67130-like isoform X4, translating to MQACKSCLILHSRRHLSESMRSHLLYSQDLNYVALKLFFVAAAFLFTYSSTLKVGETCSSSTNSCDAGSYCGTCAANCNTRPRCTRIQPINPVIKQVGGLAFNKYSWLTTHNSYARTGRKSGVGSDLFAPTNQEDSVTDQLRNGVRGLMLDMYDFNNDIWLCHSFGGRCLNVTAFQPAINVLREIQVFLHKNPTEIVTIFIEDYVVTPQGLTRVFNASGLNHYLFPLSRMPKNGEDWPTVNDMAMKNQRLIVFSSQSSKEASEMVAFEWNYVVESQYGNNGMIDGSCPNRGESSPMSASSRSLILLNHFPSNPNATQVCVDNSANLLNRMRTCYIAAGNRWPNFIAVDFYRRSDAGGAPEAVDKANGHLTCGCDSVAYCRVHSQTKYLQFSPPPPSWNR from the exons ATGCAGGCATGCAAAAGTTGTTTGATCCTTCATTCTCGTCGTCACCTTTCTGAATCTATGCGTTCTCATCTTCTCTACTCTCAGGACCTCAACTATGTCGCACTGAAGCTATTCTTCGTTGCAGCAGCTTTCCTCTTCACCTATTCTTCAACCCTCAAG GTTGGGGAAACCTGTTCGAGCTCGACCAATAGCTGCGACGCCGGCTCATATTGCGGTACCTGCGCTGCCAACTGCAACACCAGGCCTCGCTGCACCCGCATTCAACCTATAAATCCTGTCATTAAA CAGGTTGGAGGCCTGGCTTTTAACAAATATTCATGGCTTACGACTCATAACTCGTATGCTCGGACTGGGCGGAAATCAGGCGTCGGTTCCGATCTCTTTGCACCGACTAATCAAGAGGATTCCGTTACCGATCAGCTCAGA AATGGCGTTCGAGGTCTAATGCTTGACATGTACGACTTCAACAATGATATCTGGTTGTGTCATTCGTTTGGGGGGAGGTGTTTAAATGTGACTGCATTT CAACCTGCTATTAATGTACTGAGAGAAATTCAAGTTTTTCTTCACAAAAACCCAACAGAAATTGTAACCATCTTCATTGAGGATTATGTGGTAACTCCACAAGGCCTGACAAGAGTGTTCAATGCATCTGGACTTAATCACTACTTGTTCCCACTCTCTCGAATGCCCAAAAATGGTGAAGATTGGCCAACAGTTAATGATATGGCAATGAAGAACCAAAGATTGATAGTCTTCTCCTCTCAATCATCCAAGGAGGCTTCTGAAATGGTTGCATTTGAATGGaattatgttgtggaaagtcaGT ATGGGAATAATGGGATGATTGATGGTTCTTGTCCCAATCGTGGAGAATCTTCTCCCATGAGTGCATCTTCAAGATCTCTGATTTTGTTGAATCACTTTCCAAGTAATCCTAATGCAACGCAAGTTTGTGTGGATAACTCTGCTAATCTTCTCAACCGAATGAGGACTTGTTATATAGCAGCAGGAAATCGATGGCCAAATTTCATTGCAGTTGATTTCTATAGA AGGAGTGATGCAGGAGGAGCCCCAGAAGCTGTTGATAAGGCGAATGGGCACTTAACCTGTGGTTGTGATAGCGTTGCTTATTGCAGAGTACACTCTCAAACAAAATATCTACAATTTTCACCCCCTCCCCCTTCATGGAATCGATGA